In Heptranchias perlo isolate sHepPer1 unplaced genomic scaffold, sHepPer1.hap1 HAP1_SCAFFOLD_557, whole genome shotgun sequence, the genomic stretch AtagagacaggctaagtgagtgggcaagaacatggcagatggaatataatgtggaaaaatgtgaagttatccactttggtaggaaaaacagaaatgcagagtattttttaaatggtgagagattgggaaatgttgatgttcaaagggacctgggtgtccttgtacatgagtcactgaaagctaacatgcaggtgcaacaaacaattgggaaggcaaatggtatgttggcctttattacaagaggatttgagtacagaagttaAGATGTcttcaattatacagggccttggtgaggccacacctggagtattgtgtacaattttggtctccttacctaagaaaagatatacttgccatagagggagtgcaacgaaggttcaccagactgattcctgggatggcgggattgtcgtatgaggagagattgagtagactaggcctgtattctctagagtttagaggaatgagaggtgatctcattgaaacatacaaatttcttacagggctcgacagggtggatgtaaggaggatgtttcccctggctgggggagtctagaacccggggtcacagtctcagaataaggggtaggccatttaggactgagatgaggagaaatttcttcactcagaggatggtgaatctttggaattctcaaccccagagggctgtggaggctcagtcattgagtacattcaaaacagagatcgatagatttacataagaacataagaaataggagcaggagtaggccaatcggcccctcgagcctgctccgccattcaataagatcatggctgatctggtcctaacctcaaatctaaattcatgtccaatttcctgcccgctccccgtaacccctaattccctttacttctaggaaactgtctatttctgttttaaatttatttaatgatgtagcttccacagcttcctggggcagcaaaattccacagacctaccaccctctgagtgaagaagtttctcctcatctcagttttgaaagagcagccccttattctaagattatgccccctagttctagtttcacccatccttgggaacatccttaccgcatccacccgatcaagccccttcacaatcttatatgtttcaataagatcacctctcattcttctgaactccaatgagtagagtcccaatctactcaacctctcctcatatgtccgcccccctcatccccggggattaaccaagtgaaccttctttgtactgcctcgagagcaagtatgtcttttcttaagtatggacaccaaaactgtatgcagtattccaggtgcggtctcaccaataccttatataactgcagcaatacctccctgtttttatattctatcccccgagcaataaaagccaacattccattggccttcttgatcacctgctgcacctgcaaactaactttttgattttcttgcaccaggacccccagatccctttgtactgcagtactttccagtttctcgccattgagataataacttgctctctgatttttcctgccaaagtgcataacctcacattttctagatattaaagacatcaagggatatggggatggtgcaggaaaatggcattgaggtagaagatcagccatgatctcattgaatggcggagcaggcacgaggggccggatggcctactcctgctcctatttcttatgttcttatgttcttatacacacGCACAACCCCTGTACACAAACACAGcctctgtacacacacacagtccttgtACACACGCACACAGCCTCTTTAGACACCCACAGcctctgtacacacacacagcctccgtacacacacacacacagacccctgtACACACATAGAGCCCCTGTACACAAACATAAACTCTGTACATACACACAGtcttgtatacacacacacagcctccgtacacacacacacagaccctgtACACACATAGagcccctgtacacacacacaacccctgTACACAAACATAACCTCTGTACATACACACAGtcttgtatacacacacacagcctctgtacacacacacagccctgtacacacacacagaggaataTAATAGGGTAGGGGTGCGGCCTTCTTCATTCCTAATTCAGGTGAATGGTATGAATGTGGAGAGGGTAAGTCTGGGGCAGATTCACTGGTGTAAACAAGTGACCAGGAGTGAGAATATCTTCTGAATATTTTTCTGTTCTCTAAAGTTCGTCACGAAggcctgaagtttgttactgaaGAGCTTGAAAATATCTCAATTGCGGATTTATCTGGGAAAGAGGGCCCGTTTCAGTATTCTATCAGTGGGTAAGTATGCCTGGATCGTGCTGTGTCCCTGGTGTCTGGTTATTGGGCTGAGGGTCAGTATCACTGAGCTCTGGGTGTTCTTCTCTCACAGGGTGAGGATCACTGACCTCGACCTCTCCACGGCCCGCTCTCAGCTTCCAGCCTGACGCTGGGCTCTGCTTTGAAGTGAATAATTCATCGATCAGCATCACCTTCCGGAGGGACATGCTGTACTGGCTGCTGTgagtctccctctttctttctctctctctgaatctctctcccctcattctctgcctctctctctctctctctgtgtctgtctgttttgtctcactctgtctctccctctctgtctctgtctctctgccaaacctctctctctgtctgtctctctgtctcactctctctgtctctctctctcggcctctcactcgctgtctctgtctctctcggtcctctctctctctgtctctgtctctctctgtctctcgctctctctctctgtctctctcggtctctctctctctgtcactgtctctcgctctctctctctcgctctctctctctctctctctgtctctctctctctctctctctctgtctctctctgtctgtctctctgtctctctctgtctgtctctctgtctctctctgtctgtctctctgtctctgtctctctgtctctgtctctctctatctctctctctgtctctgtctctctgtgtctctgtctctcttggtctGTCTttctcggtctgtctctctctgtctctctctctctctctctctctgtctctctctctctctctgtctggctctctctctcactgtctgtctctctgtcctctctctctctctgtctctctctctctctctgcgtctctctctctctctctgtctctctctctctctctgtctctctctctctgcgtctctctgtctctctgcgtctctctgtctctctgcgtctctctctctctctgtctctctgtctctctctctctctgtctctctctctctgcgtctctctctctctctctgtctctctctctctctctctctgtctctctctctctgcgtctctctctctctctctctctccctctgtgtgtctctctctctctgtcctctctccctgtctctctatctgtctctctctctccctgtgtgtctctctctctgtctctgtcctctctctctgtctctctctctgtctctctctctctgtctctctctctctgtctctgtctctctctgtcctctcgctctctctctctgtctctctcagtctctctctctctgtcactgtctctctctc encodes the following:
- the LOC137315678 gene encoding phospholipid transfer protein-like — translated: MSSLATRRGIMARWLFSFTLLMMGLRVTVSINPGCRIRITSPGLTLVRHEGLKFVTEELENISIADLSGKEGPFQYSISGVRITDLDLSTARSQLPA